One Methylophaga thalassica genomic window carries:
- a CDS encoding DUF3482 domain-containing protein, translating to MSESVTHPVFAVVGHPNKGKSSIVATLTRQDAVKISEISGTTTSAQTFDLNIDGETQYTLVDTPGFQRPRQVMSWCQQHAPNAAERKNTIQAFVSEQRASGNHKFHDEVELLEPILNGAGIIYVVDGSIPYSPEFEAEMTILQWTGQPRMALINPIGGEAYVQEWQDALSQYFSVVRVFNPMTADHQKQFTILSAFAELYEPWRHTIESTVELLKQYFESLERQGAFVVAEHIQRILSHVSEIKVPADFVKSRLQDKLKHDYQSTLRHIEASMQKQLQALFAHPEMQMQTQQLSADYPDLFDISHWYLYGLDRQKIVALSASAGAAAGAVIDVGMGGTSLMTGAFFGGLVSGAASLFATAKPENLKINGIPLAGETLKAGPMKELTFIFVVLGRAVDFLEIILRRTHADRSVAELPETNLTARMNHLPKVEQVQLTRLLQKAHKGLSDSELVKLRDLILKLCLSPSA from the coding sequence ATGTCTGAGTCTGTCACGCATCCTGTCTTCGCCGTCGTGGGCCATCCGAATAAAGGTAAATCCAGTATTGTCGCTACCCTGACTCGTCAGGATGCCGTCAAAATATCTGAAATTTCCGGCACCACCACATCGGCACAGACCTTTGATCTGAATATTGATGGTGAGACACAGTACACACTGGTTGATACCCCCGGCTTTCAACGTCCAAGACAAGTGATGTCCTGGTGTCAGCAACATGCGCCTAACGCCGCTGAACGCAAAAATACCATTCAGGCATTTGTAAGTGAGCAGCGCGCCTCAGGTAATCATAAATTTCATGATGAAGTTGAGTTATTAGAGCCGATTTTAAATGGTGCCGGCATTATTTATGTGGTGGATGGTTCTATTCCCTATAGCCCTGAATTTGAGGCCGAAATGACCATTTTGCAATGGACAGGTCAACCACGTATGGCGTTGATCAACCCGATTGGTGGCGAAGCCTATGTGCAGGAATGGCAGGATGCATTAAGCCAGTATTTCAGTGTGGTGCGGGTGTTTAACCCCATGACGGCAGACCATCAGAAACAATTCACTATTTTGTCGGCCTTTGCTGAGTTATACGAACCCTGGCGTCACACTATCGAGTCCACGGTTGAACTACTCAAGCAATATTTCGAATCCCTCGAACGACAAGGTGCATTCGTGGTGGCAGAGCATATTCAACGAATACTCAGTCATGTCAGTGAAATCAAAGTGCCTGCCGACTTTGTGAAATCGCGTTTGCAAGACAAATTAAAACATGATTATCAAAGCACGCTGCGTCATATTGAAGCAAGCATGCAAAAACAGTTACAAGCCTTATTCGCACATCCTGAAATGCAGATGCAAACGCAGCAGTTAAGTGCCGACTATCCTGACTTATTTGATATCAGTCATTGGTATCTTTATGGTTTAGACAGACAAAAAATTGTCGCTTTATCTGCCTCTGCCGGAGCGGCGGCTGGTGCTGTCATTGATGTTGGTATGGGTGGCACATCGCTGATGACCGGCGCATTTTTTGGCGGCTTAGTGTCTGGCGCCGCATCATTATTCGCCACAGCCAAACCAGAAAACCTCAAAATTAATGGTATCCCCTTAGCGGGTGAGACATTAAAAGCCGGGCCAATGAAAGAACTAACCTTTATTTTTGTGGTGCTGGGTCGTGCTGTCGATTTTCTGGAAATCATTCTACGCCGCACCCATGCCGATCGTTCTGTCGCAGAGCTACCTGAGACTAACCTGACCGCACGTATGAATCATTTACCCAAAGTTGAACAGGTGCAACTCACCCGCTTGCTACAAAAAGCGCACAAAGGTTTAAGTGACTCAGAGTTAGTCAAACTGCGTGACTTGATATTAAAACTCTGCCTATCCCCTTCAGCATAA
- a CDS encoding DUF4174 domain-containing protein: MSRILLILFMLLSPIAWAEVIQSLHSLSELKWKNRLILINAGDDINTYQDELSQRDAEINDRDIVWFLINQSSLSTNYTGTVTDNLTKEVRQKLQHHNSLVLLMGKDGGVKATDTQLRLHKLFSEIDSMPMRQRELQHP, encoded by the coding sequence ATGTCTCGTATTTTGCTGATTTTATTTATGCTATTAAGTCCTATTGCCTGGGCAGAGGTAATACAAAGCCTGCATTCACTGTCAGAGCTAAAATGGAAAAACCGGCTTATCCTGATTAATGCCGGTGATGATATTAATACCTATCAGGATGAACTCTCGCAGAGGGATGCAGAGATAAATGACCGTGATATTGTCTGGTTTCTGATCAACCAAAGTTCTCTAAGTACTAACTACACAGGTACAGTTACAGATAATCTCACCAAAGAAGTTCGTCAAAAACTACAACACCATAACAGCTTGGTTTTATTAATGGGTAAAGATGGTGGTGTCAAAGCTACTGACACACAGTTAAGACTTCATAAGCTCTTCAGCGAAATTGATAGCATGCCGATGCGTCAGCGTGAATTACAACATCCCTAG
- a CDS encoding GGDEF domain-containing protein, with protein sequence MDIISALFDGSFMPHGHCLKWQADLLFLHVVGDTLTVIAYFLIPIALIQLVRKRDDLAFNWIFVMFAAFIFLCGVTHLMALINIWHGYYFLSGLSKLATGIVSIMTTVMIVYLLPKVIAIPSNKDFKVKNEQLLLVQKELLAANQLLEQRVEARTKELEKLARTDALTGVLNRGGLINNLTDEIDRSVRYKHPLSLLMIDLDHFKHVNDQFGHQRGDTVLIEAVNIVSKASRHSDTLGRYGGEEFLLLLPETNVTEAKILAERIRQDIEQHPFCQDEGLNISLTCSIGVTEYEAGQTQSKLLQTVDRLLYSAKNSGRNRVTVNDDIAAKDP encoded by the coding sequence GTGGATATCATCAGTGCATTATTTGATGGCAGTTTTATGCCCCATGGCCATTGTTTAAAATGGCAAGCAGACTTACTTTTCCTGCATGTTGTTGGCGATACGCTGACAGTCATTGCCTATTTCCTAATTCCTATCGCCCTCATTCAGCTGGTCAGAAAAAGAGACGATCTCGCCTTTAACTGGATATTTGTGATGTTCGCTGCCTTTATTTTTCTCTGCGGCGTGACACATCTAATGGCTCTGATTAATATCTGGCATGGTTATTATTTCCTTAGCGGACTCAGTAAACTCGCTACCGGCATCGTATCCATTATGACCACCGTGATGATTGTCTATTTATTACCCAAAGTGATTGCGATTCCCAGTAATAAAGACTTTAAAGTAAAAAATGAACAATTACTGTTGGTACAAAAAGAGTTACTTGCAGCAAATCAATTATTAGAACAACGGGTGGAAGCACGTACCAAAGAATTAGAAAAGTTAGCTCGTACTGATGCACTGACCGGTGTACTTAATCGAGGTGGTTTGATAAACAATTTAACGGATGAAATTGATCGGTCAGTTCGCTATAAACATCCGCTAAGCTTGTTAATGATTGATCTTGATCATTTCAAACATGTGAATGACCAATTTGGTCACCAACGTGGCGATACCGTATTAATTGAGGCTGTTAACATCGTCTCGAAAGCATCTCGACACAGTGACACACTAGGCCGCTACGGTGGGGAGGAGTTCCTTTTACTGCTTCCTGAGACAAATGTTACCGAGGCAAAAATACTCGCTGAACGCATCAGACAGGATATTGAGCAACATCCATTTTGTCAGGATGAGGGCCTCAATATTTCATTGACCTGTAGTATCGGGGTGACTGAATATGAAGCTGGGCAGACACAATCCAAGCTACTACAAACTGTCGACCGATTGTTATACAGTGCCAAAAATTCTGGCAGAAACAGAGTCACCGTTAATGATGATATAGCCGCAAAAGATCCATAA